In Modestobacter marinus, the genomic stretch GTGCTATAGGAAACTCCTCCGCACACTGCGATGCCAATCCGATACAGCCCGAAAGGCTGAACGACGCCCTTCCTTGGGGATCGACGTAGTTCACCGGGTTGCTGTTGGCGTATTCGTAGCGGTTGGCGCGGGTGGGGTCGGCGAGGGTCTGTAGGGAGTCTTGTTGAGTGAAGCGGCCGGTGGTGGGGTCGTACCAGCGCTGGCCGAACTTGATGAGGTTGCTGCTGATGTCGTAGGTGCCGCCGGCGTAGCGGAAGGGATTGACGCGCTGGGCGTTAGAGGTGGGGGTGGGGTTAGTGACGGTGACCTCGCCGGTGGGGTCGTAGTCGTAGTC encodes the following:
- a CDS encoding RHS repeat-associated core domain-containing protein, which encodes MPLIEAYEAGGDGQNYIAHDPNGTPIAIRAISGQVHYYADDGLGSTVALINQDGLHTADYDYDPTGEVTVTNPTPTSNAQRVNPFRYAGGTYDISSNLIKFGQRWYDPTTGRFTQQDSLQTLADPTRANRYEYANSNPVNYVDPQGRASFSLSGCIGLASQCAEEFPIALGQDSGAQWGPGLVWGETYRSPVPRIGIRVHT